CGCGCCTTCCAGCAGCCCTTCGACGACGTACGTGTCCTGATCGTGGGTCAGGACCCCTACCCGACGCCGGGGATGGCCATCGGACTCAGTTTCGCGGTGGCGCCCGATGTCCGGCGTCTGCCGGGCAGCCTGGAGAACATCTTCAGGGAACTGCACTCCGACCTCGGTCTTCCCCGGCCGTCCAACGGGGACCTGACGCCGTGGACGCAGCAGGGGGTGCTCCTGCTCAACAGGGCGCTGACCACGGCGCCGGGCAAACCCGCCGCTCACCGCGGCAAGGGCTGGGAGGAAGTGACCGAACAGGCGATCCGGGCCCTGGCCGCACGGGGCAAGCCCATGGTGTCCGTGCTGTGGGGGCGGGACGCCCGCAACGTCCGGCCGCTCCTCGGTGACCTGCCCGCGGTCGAGTCTGCCCACCCGTCCCCGATGTCGGCGGACCGGGGCTTCTTCGGATCGCGCCCCTTCAGCCGCACCAACGATCACCTGGAGCGTGCCGGGGAGAAGCCGGTGGACTGGCGTCTGCCGTGAGCGGTGCCGCGGGGAAGGGCGCACACGCCGGGTTCCCGGCCCGGCGCCTCGCATAGGTTCCCGTTCCGGGGGCAGGAGACCCTTCGACCCGAGCTCCTGAGGCACACCCCCCCCGTGTCTCCGCGAGCACCCGGCCCCATCGGCATCCCCCTGCCGGTGGGGCCGTTCTCTTCTCCGCCGGTGCGAAGACCCGGGAGCCGCGGGCAGGGCCCGGAGCCCGTACGGGTGGCGCCCCGGCCGTGTGTAGCCCGGACGCGGGACACCGCTTCGACGGGTCGCCCCCGCCGGGCGGCGCGGCTGTTAGCGTCCCCACTCCACCGGACCTGCCGGGCCGGCCGCAGCCGTCGCCGCGGCAGAAGCAGCAGAGGAGTGGTGTCCCATGCGTGTCCTCCTGGTCGGCGCAGGGGGCGTGGGTACGGCGATCACCCGGATCGCGGCCCGTCGCCCCTTCTTCGAGTACATGGCGGTCGCCGACTACGACGTGGCCCGTGCGGAGAGCGCCGTCGCGGCTCTCGCGGAGAGCGGTGCCCGTTTCGGCGCGCTCCGGCTGGACGCCTCGGATCCCGCAGCCGTGCGCGCCGCCCTCAAGGACCACCGGTGCGATGTGCTGCTCAACGCCACGGACCCCAGGTTCGTCATGCCCCTGTTCGAGGCGGCCCTCGCCCACGGCGTGCACTATCTCGACATGGCCATGTCCCTGTCCCGGCCGCACCCGACCCGCCCCTACGAGAAGTGCGGCGTCAAGCTCGGGGACGCGCAGTTCGAGCGCGCGGCCGACTGGGAGGCCGCCGGACGGCTCGCACTGGTCGGGATGGGCGTGGAGCCGGGCCTGTCGGACGTGTTCGCCCGGTACGCCTCCGACGAACTGTTCGACGAGATCGAGGAGATCGGGATCCGTGACGGCGCCGATCTGACGGTGGAGGGCTACGACTTCGCCCCGTCCTTCAGTATCTGGACGACCATCGAGGAGTGCCTGAACCCACCGGTCGTCTACGAGGAGGGCCGGGGCTGGTTCACCACCGAACCCTTCAGCGACCCGGAGGTCTTCGATTTCCCGGAGGGCATCGGGCCCGTCGAGTGCGTCAACGTCGAGCACGAGGAGGTGCTGCTCGTCCCGCGCCGGCTCGATGCCCGGCGCGTCACGTTCAAGTACGGGCTGGGCGACGAGTTCATCGGGGTGCTGCGCACGCTGCACAAGCTGGGTCTCGACCGTACGGAACCCGTGTCCGTGAAGAGCGGTACCGGCAACGCCAGGGTCTCGCCCCGCGACGTGGTGGCGGCATGTCTGCCCGATCCGGCCGGGCTCGGTGAGCGCATGCACGGTAAGACGTGCGCGGGCACGTGGGTGAAGGGCGTCAAGGACGGGCGGCCCCGTGAGGTCTACCTGTACCACGTGGTCGACAACCAGTGGTCGATGCGCGAGTACGGCTCCCAGGCCGTGGTCTGGCAGACGGCGATCAACCCCGTCGCCGCCCTCGAACTCGTCGCGAGCGGTGCCTGGGGCGGCACCGGGGTACTGGGACCCGAGGCCATGCCACCCCGGCCGTTCCTCGACCTGCTGACCGAGTACGGCGCCCCGTGGGGCATGCGCGAGCAGTGACGGGACCGGTGCGCACGAACGGCCCGGGACGGCCCGGCCGGACGTGCGCGCCGGGAACGGCCTCCCTAGCATGTGGAAGGAAATATTCCGCCTTTACTTCAGGCCTGTGACCCGAGTGAGGGAGCATGGCAGAGGACAGTGCCGGATCAGCGCCTCCGGCAACCTTGAAGCCGGACGCGATCGGTTTCGTCGACGCGCTGGTCATCGGACTGAACGCCACGTCCCCCGCCTACTCGGTGGCGGCGGTGATCGGTCCGATCGTCGCGCTCGTGGGCATCTACGCACCCGGGGCCCTCTTCGCCTCCTTCGTGCCGATGCTCCTCATCGCGTCGGCCTTCTACTACCTGAACAAGGCCGACCAGGACTGCGGGACGACGTTCTCCTGGGTGACGCGCGCCATGGGGCCGTGGACCGGATGGCTCGGCGGCTGGGCGATCGCGATGACCGGTGTGCTCGTGGTGGGCTCACTGGCGGACATCGCCGTCAGCTTCGGACTCCTGGCCGTCGGACTCGACAGCTGGGCCGAGAACACCTTTGTCCGCCAACTGCTCACCGTGCTGCTGATCCTGGTGATGACCGGTCTGTGCGTCATCGGGACCGAGCTGTCCGCCAAGGTCCAGAACGTCCTGATCCTGGCTCAGGTGGCGTTCCTCCTGGTGTTCGTGATCGTCGCCCTCTACCGCGTCTACGCGGGCACGACGTCCTTCGACTCCGTCAGACCCTCGGCCGAGTGGCTCAACCCCTTCGGGGCGGGCGGCGCGGCGCTGACCAGTGGTCTGCTGCTGGGCGTGTTCATCTACTGGGGCTGGGAGTCGGCGGTCAACCTCACCGAGGAGGTCGAGGACTCCGCGAGCGCTCCCGGGAAGGCCGGTGTGTGGTCGACGGTCATCCTGCTGGTGACCTACCTGTCCGTCGGCTTCGCGGTCGTCGCGTTCGCCGGAACGGCGTACCTGGCGGAGAACGCCGGGGAGGAGGAGTTCATCTTCGCCCTGCTCGCCCGCGAGGTCATGGGGGGCTGGGACTGGATCGTGCTGCTCGCGGTCGCGACGTCGGCGCTCGCCTCGACGCAGACCACCATCATCCCGGCGTCGCGCACCGCGCTCTCCATGGCCCGGCGCAGGGCGCTCCCCGCTCACTTCGCCCGGATCAGCCCGCGCTTCCGTACGCCCGACGTGAGCACGTGGTGGGTGGCCGCCATCGCCATCGCCTGGTATCTCGTCGTCAGCCAGATCAGCGAGAACGCCCTATTCGACTCGCTGACCGCGCTGTCCCTGCTCATCGCCTTCTACTACGCGCTCACGGGCGTGGCGTGCGCCGTCTACTACCGTCGTCATCTGACGGAGAGCGTGCGCAACTTCCTCCTCATCGGCCTCGGCCCGGTGGTCGGGGCAGGTCTGCTGGCCTGGCTGCTCGTCCGGTCGGTCATGGATATGTCCGACCCGGCGAACTCCTACAGCGGAACGTCCTGGTTCGGGCTCGGGCCCCCACTCGTCATCGGCATCTGCATCAGCCTCATCGGTGTGGTGATCATGGTCGTGCTGCGCTTCCGCTCGCCGTCGTTCTGGAACGAACGCAGAGGCGTCGTCGACCCGGGCCTCGTGCACGGCAAGGAGTCCTGAGATGTCCGTGGTCCTCGGATACGACGAGTCGCCGGGCGCGGCGCGTGCCCTGCGGGTGGCGATCGACGTGGCTTCCGCGTTCGACGAGCGGCTCGTCCTCGTCTACGGGGCGGCGCCGCCCGGTCCCACCGGTGAGGAGTACCGGGCCCACTACGAGGCCATCGCCCAGGCCGGGCGCACGGGTCTGGAGCACGCGGTCGCCTCGGCCGAGGCGGCCGGTGTGCCGGCCATGGTCGAGGTCATCGACCTGAGCCCGGCGCAGGCCCTGATCGAAGCCGCCTCACGGTACGGGGCGAGGGTCATCGTGGTGGGCAGCTGGGGCGAGAGCCCGATCCGGGGGGCGCTGCTCGGCTCCACCCCGCACAAGCTCCTGCACCTGTCGACCGTTCCGGTGCTCTGCGTGCCGACCGAGGTGTGACACGCCGACAGGTGGGGCGGGCGTTCGACGCCGTGGATCTGCGCACCCACCCTCCGGCCGCCCCCGCTCCGTCGGCGGGCCCGTGCCCCCGTCAGCCGATCACCGCCGCCCGGACGCAGAGCACGTCCGGCAGGTGCGAGACGAGCTGCTGCCAGCTGTCGCCGTCGTCCGCGCTCGCGTACACCTCGCCGTTGCGGTTGCCGAAGTAGACGCCTGCCGGGTCTGCGTCGTCCGTGCAGAGCCCGTCCCGCAGCACGGTGCCGTAGTGGTCGCCGTCCGGAAGGCCTCGGGTCAGGGGCTCCCAGGTCTCGCCCGCGTCCCGTGTGCGGTACACGCGGCAGCGATGGCCGGCCGGGACGCGGTCGGCGTCGGCGTTGATCGGGAAGACGTAGAAGGTGTCCGCGCGGTGCGGGTGCGCGGCGGCGGCGAAGCCGAAGTCCGACGGCAGACCGGCGCCGATGTCCTTCCAGCGCTTCCCGCCGTCGTCGCTGCGGAACACGCCCCAGTGGTTCTGCAGGTAGAGGCGGTCGGGGTCCGCGGCGTCCCGGGTGACCTTGTGCACGCACTGGCCGAACTCGGGATCGGGGTCCGGAAGGAAGACGGCCGAGACGCCCTTGTTGGAGGGATCCCAGCGCTCACCGCCGTCCTCGGTGCGGAAGACGCCCGCCGTGGACACGGCGACGGTCACCGCCCGGGCGTCCCTCGGGTCGGTCAGGATGGTGTGGAGGCCTTCGCCGCCCCCGCCCGGAACCCACCTGGACCGGGTCGGGTGCTCCCAGAGCGGCCTGACCAGTTCGAAGGACTCGCCGCGGTCGTCCGACCGGAACAGCGCGGCCGGTTCGGTCCCCGCGTAGACGACGTCCGGGGCCTCCGGGCCGGCGGGGTGCAGCTGCCAGACCCGCTCCAGCGACGCGTCGGTGAACTGCGGGAACTTCACCGCGGGTTGCTTCGGCTCCACCCAGCTCGCGCCCAGGTCGTCGGAGTGGAAGACCGACGGCCCCCAGTGCGCGCTGTCCCCGCCGACCAGGAGTCTGGGTGTCCCCCCGCGGGTGTCGATCGCGATGGAGTAGATCGCCTGGGCGTTGAAGTGCGGATCACCGAACTCCCATGTCCCGCCGCGTCTGCGGCCGAGGAAGAGCCCTTTGCGGGTGCCTACGGTGAGCAGTACGTCGGTCATGACAGGACCTTCCCGATACGCCGTTGTGCCGGATACGGATCAGTCTGCACCCCGCCACTGACAACGGCCCGTAGCGACGGCACCGGCCCCGGACCGCAGCGGTCGTGGAGGAGCACCGGCCGGGCCGCGCGCCTCATCCGCCGGGCCGGGCCGCAGCGGCCCCGGGGCGTCAACGGGGTCCGCCCCTCCGCGTGTCCGGGTCAGCAGGCGGGGGTCATGCCGCGCCTTACCGGTGTGCGGGCGGAGCCGTGCTGCTGCGGACCACCAGGCTCGTCGCCAGGTCGACCCGGGTGGTCGCGGGCTGCCTGCCACGGCCGAGGTCCAGGACCAGCCGGGCCGCGGTCTCGGCCATCTCTATGAGCGGCTGGCGCACCGTGGTCAGCGGCGGACCGATCCAGCGGGTGAGGGGCAGGTCGTCGAAGCCGACCACGCTGAGGTCCTGAGGGATCCGCAGCCCCAGCTCGCGTGCCGCCTCGTAGACACCGAGCGCCTGGAGGTCGTTCCCGGCGAAGATCGCGGTGGGAGGTTCGGGCAGCCGCAACAGCTCGAGGGCGGCCGTGTAACCGTCCTCGTGGTTGAACTCGCCCTCCCGGACCAGCGCGGGGTCCATCGGCACGCCGGACGTCTCCAGGGCGGCGCGGTAGCCGTCCAGCCGCGCGCGGCTGCACATCATGCGGGCCGGCCCGCCGATGATGCCCACGCGCCTGTGCCCCAGGCCTGTCAGATGCCGGGTGGCAGCGAGACCGCCCTGCCAGTTCGCAGCCCCCACCGACGGGATGTCGTCACCCGGGTCACCCGCCGGATCGACGACGACGAAGGGGATGGAGCGGCTGGTCAGCTGGGCGCGCTGTGCCGCGTCGAGGTCCGAGAGCACCAGGATCACTCCGGCCGGGCGGCGGGCCAGGACACCGTCCACCCACGTCTGGCCCGGGGTGAGCCGGCCCGCGCTCTCCGAGAGGACCAGGCTGAGGCCCTCCTCCCTGGCGACGTTCTCGACGCCCCGGACGACCTCCATGGCCCAGGCGCTGTCCAGCTCGTGGAAGACCAGGTCGATGAGCTGGGACTGCTGGGAGGCACCACGCCTGCGGCGGTAGCCGTGGCGCAGCAACAGCACCTCCACCTTCGTGCGCGTGCCGGGGGCGACGTCGGCGCGGCCGTTCAGCACCTTCGAAACTGTCGGAGCCGAAACTCCGGCCGCTCGGGCGATCTCTGCCAGCGTGGCGGTGCTCTCCGACGACTCGTCGGCGGACGCCTTCTCCTGTGGGGACTGGACCTTTGCAGGGCTCATGCATGAATCGTAGCTCCCCCGCCGTCCTGAAATCGCGTGTGGACAGGGTTCGTAAATCCTTGCTCCTGCCCTCTTGACTGGTCCGAAACACGACCGTACGGTTCCGGCAACATTCGAAAGGCACGCCGAAACATTCGACAGAGGGTGCGGTCATGCGGTCGGGGATTTTCACTCAGGGCACACGTACGACGAGATGGGCCGCGGCGGGTGCGGCGATGGTCATGGCCGGAGTGCTGGCCGGCTGCGGATCGGGAGGCGGCGGGAGCGACAGCGGAACCATCACCGCCTACGTCTACGGCGACGACGCCGTCAAGGTTCAGCAGGCCGCGGTCGACACCTTCAACAAGACCTCGAAGGTCAAGGTCAAGCTGGTGTCGGTTCCCGGCACCGACTATGTGAACAAGCTGCGCAGCGCCATGGGATCACCCAGCGCCCCCGACGTCTTCTTCAACTGGGGCGGCGGCTCCATCAAGCCGTACGTCGACTCCGAGGACCTGGTGGACCTGACGTCGACGATCAAGAACGATGCCACCCTCAAGGACGGCTTCCTCCCGTCGATCATGACCGCCGGCGGTCTCGAGGGGAAGGTCTACGGGGTACCCATGCGCGGCATGCAGCCCGTGATGCTCTTCTACAACAAGACCCTCTTCGCCGAGCACGACATCGAGCCGCCCAGGACCTGGGAGGACCTCCAAACGGCCATCACGACCTTCAAGGCCGCCGGCATCACCCCGTTCGCGCTCGGCGGGTCGGACAAGTGGCCCGAACTCATGTGGATGGAGTACCTGCTGGACCGGATCGGCGGCCCCGAGGTCTTCCGGAAGATCCAGGACGGCGACACCCAGGGATGGGGCGACCCGGCGGTGCTCGAGACGGCCCGGACCGTCAAGGAACTGATCGACGACGGCGCGTTCGGCAAGAACTTCAACTCCGTCGACTACGGCAACGGCGGAGCGCCGACCCTCCTCAACAAGGGCAAGGCCGCCATGCACCTCATGGGCTCGTGGGAGTACTCGACCCAGCTGGGCAAGGCCCCCGAGTTCGCGAAGAAGGACCTCGGCTGGACCGCCTTCCCGACGGTCGCCGGCGGAGTGGGGGACCCCGCGAACGTGGTGGGCAACCCCACCAACTACTGGTCGGTCAACGCCCGGACCAAGCACAAGGAAACCGCCGTCGCGTTCCTGAGGACGATGGCGTCGCAGACCTACGCGCAGGCCCTCGTCGACAACGGCGACGTCCCCACCACCTCCGGCGCGGCCTCGATGCTGAGCGGTTCGCCCAACCCGCAGTTCGCCACCGACCAGTACGAGATGGTGCGGAAGGCCCCGAGCTTCACCCTCTCGTGGGACCAGGCACTCGAAGCCCAGTACGCCACGCCGCTGCTCACGGAGATCAGCAAGCTGTTCGCCGGCAAGACGACCCCCGAGCAGTTCGTCGAAGCGATGAAGGCCGCGAAGTAACCATGCCGCACCACACTCCGGTCGCGAGGAGGCACGGAGACAGGAAGGCGGCCGTCGGTGACGTCGGCCGCCCGCCGGTCGCCTGGGCCGTCCCCGGCATCCTCTTCTTCGCCGTCTTCGCGATCGTCCCCCTGGCGATCGCCGTCTACCTCTCCTTCTGCACCTGGGACGGGCTCGGCTCCCCGGCCCCGACAGGGCTGGACAACTGGTCCCGGCTGTTCAGGGACTCCGAGTTCGGCCAGG
The DNA window shown above is from Streptomyces sp. Alt3 and carries:
- a CDS encoding uracil-DNA glycosylase, giving the protein MAARPLNELVEPGWAKALEPVAGRIAEMGNFLRAEIGAGRTYLPAGKNVLRAFQQPFDDVRVLIVGQDPYPTPGMAIGLSFAVAPDVRRLPGSLENIFRELHSDLGLPRPSNGDLTPWTQQGVLLLNRALTTAPGKPAAHRGKGWEEVTEQAIRALAARGKPMVSVLWGRDARNVRPLLGDLPAVESAHPSPMSADRGFFGSRPFSRTNDHLERAGEKPVDWRLP
- a CDS encoding saccharopine dehydrogenase family protein — protein: MRVLLVGAGGVGTAITRIAARRPFFEYMAVADYDVARAESAVAALAESGARFGALRLDASDPAAVRAALKDHRCDVLLNATDPRFVMPLFEAALAHGVHYLDMAMSLSRPHPTRPYEKCGVKLGDAQFERAADWEAAGRLALVGMGVEPGLSDVFARYASDELFDEIEEIGIRDGADLTVEGYDFAPSFSIWTTIEECLNPPVVYEEGRGWFTTEPFSDPEVFDFPEGIGPVECVNVEHEEVLLVPRRLDARRVTFKYGLGDEFIGVLRTLHKLGLDRTEPVSVKSGTGNARVSPRDVVAACLPDPAGLGERMHGKTCAGTWVKGVKDGRPREVYLYHVVDNQWSMREYGSQAVVWQTAINPVAALELVASGAWGGTGVLGPEAMPPRPFLDLLTEYGAPWGMREQ
- a CDS encoding APC family permease, with amino-acid sequence MAEDSAGSAPPATLKPDAIGFVDALVIGLNATSPAYSVAAVIGPIVALVGIYAPGALFASFVPMLLIASAFYYLNKADQDCGTTFSWVTRAMGPWTGWLGGWAIAMTGVLVVGSLADIAVSFGLLAVGLDSWAENTFVRQLLTVLLILVMTGLCVIGTELSAKVQNVLILAQVAFLLVFVIVALYRVYAGTTSFDSVRPSAEWLNPFGAGGAALTSGLLLGVFIYWGWESAVNLTEEVEDSASAPGKAGVWSTVILLVTYLSVGFAVVAFAGTAYLAENAGEEEFIFALLAREVMGGWDWIVLLAVATSALASTQTTIIPASRTALSMARRRALPAHFARISPRFRTPDVSTWWVAAIAIAWYLVVSQISENALFDSLTALSLLIAFYYALTGVACAVYYRRHLTESVRNFLLIGLGPVVGAGLLAWLLVRSVMDMSDPANSYSGTSWFGLGPPLVIGICISLIGVVIMVVLRFRSPSFWNERRGVVDPGLVHGKES
- a CDS encoding universal stress protein codes for the protein MSVVLGYDESPGAARALRVAIDVASAFDERLVLVYGAAPPGPTGEEYRAHYEAIAQAGRTGLEHAVASAEAAGVPAMVEVIDLSPAQALIEAASRYGARVIVVGSWGESPIRGALLGSTPHKLLHLSTVPVLCVPTEV
- a CDS encoding WD40/YVTN/BNR-like repeat-containing protein; translated protein: MTDVLLTVGTRKGLFLGRRRGGTWEFGDPHFNAQAIYSIAIDTRGGTPRLLVGGDSAHWGPSVFHSDDLGASWVEPKQPAVKFPQFTDASLERVWQLHPAGPEAPDVVYAGTEPAALFRSDDRGESFELVRPLWEHPTRSRWVPGGGGEGLHTILTDPRDARAVTVAVSTAGVFRTEDGGERWDPSNKGVSAVFLPDPDPEFGQCVHKVTRDAADPDRLYLQNHWGVFRSDDGGKRWKDIGAGLPSDFGFAAAAHPHRADTFYVFPINADADRVPAGHRCRVYRTRDAGETWEPLTRGLPDGDHYGTVLRDGLCTDDADPAGVYFGNRNGEVYASADDGDSWQQLVSHLPDVLCVRAAVIG
- a CDS encoding LacI family DNA-binding transcriptional regulator, with product MSPAKVQSPQEKASADESSESTATLAEIARAAGVSAPTVSKVLNGRADVAPGTRTKVEVLLLRHGYRRRRGASQQSQLIDLVFHELDSAWAMEVVRGVENVAREEGLSLVLSESAGRLTPGQTWVDGVLARRPAGVILVLSDLDAAQRAQLTSRSIPFVVVDPAGDPGDDIPSVGAANWQGGLAATRHLTGLGHRRVGIIGGPARMMCSRARLDGYRAALETSGVPMDPALVREGEFNHEDGYTAALELLRLPEPPTAIFAGNDLQALGVYEAARELGLRIPQDLSVVGFDDLPLTRWIGPPLTTVRQPLIEMAETAARLVLDLGRGRQPATTRVDLATSLVVRSSTAPPAHR
- a CDS encoding extracellular solute-binding protein translates to MVMAGVLAGCGSGGGGSDSGTITAYVYGDDAVKVQQAAVDTFNKTSKVKVKLVSVPGTDYVNKLRSAMGSPSAPDVFFNWGGGSIKPYVDSEDLVDLTSTIKNDATLKDGFLPSIMTAGGLEGKVYGVPMRGMQPVMLFYNKTLFAEHDIEPPRTWEDLQTAITTFKAAGITPFALGGSDKWPELMWMEYLLDRIGGPEVFRKIQDGDTQGWGDPAVLETARTVKELIDDGAFGKNFNSVDYGNGGAPTLLNKGKAAMHLMGSWEYSTQLGKAPEFAKKDLGWTAFPTVAGGVGDPANVVGNPTNYWSVNARTKHKETAVAFLRTMASQTYAQALVDNGDVPTTSGAASMLSGSPNPQFATDQYEMVRKAPSFTLSWDQALEAQYATPLLTEISKLFAGKTTPEQFVEAMKAAK